The Caldicellulosiruptor changbaiensis genome has a segment encoding these proteins:
- the polA gene encoding DNA polymerase I: MKLVIFDGNSILYRAFFALPELTTSNNIPTNAIYGFLNVLLKYLDSEKPDYVAVAFDKKGRAARKSEYEEYKANRKPMPDSLQIQIPYVREIISALNIPVLEYEGYEADDVIGTLVNRLKDQNLDIVIITGDRDTLQLLDKNVIVKIVTTRFDKTTEDLYTVENVKEKYGVFAHQVVDYKALVGDASDNIPGVKGIGDKTAIKLLEEYQTLENIYQNLKNIKDSLREKLEAGKDMAFLSKRLATIICDLPIEVTLEELKTREWDKKKLYQILLQLEFKSFIKRLGFSEEIEEIKQAVQLPKFNMKKLCDISEIKGKEIYLLYSGDEGLFYIYDQLSSAVFTTADKGIVEKLLKDQGIQKVVYDLKNILHKVDFDDACQLKNCNDVMLASYVLDSTRSSYDLETLFISYLNTDIAIIKENRWAGATILLRNLWDELSKLIDLNSCQYVYENIEIPLVPILYEMEKIGFKVDKNTLQEYTKEIESKLLKLETQIYQIAGEWFNINSPKQLSYVLFEKLKLPVVKKTKTGYSTDAEVLEELYDKHEIIPLILDYRMYTKILTTYCQGLMQSINPATGRVHSNFIQTGTATGRLASAEPNLQNIPVKYDEGRLIRKAFVPEEGYVLIDADYSQIELRILAHISEDERLINAFKNNLDIHSQTAAEIFGVDVSQVTPTMRSQAKAVNFGIIYGISDYGLSRDIKISRKEAAEFINRYFEKYPKVKEYLDNVVKFARENGFVLTLFNRKRYIKDIKSTNKNLRSYAERIAMNSPIQGSAADIMKIAMIRVYRRLKENNLKSRIILQVHDELLIESPYEEKEIVKEVVKTEMENAVSLKVPLVVEVKEGSNWYETK, from the coding sequence ATGAAATTAGTTATTTTTGATGGGAATAGTATTCTTTATAGAGCCTTTTTTGCCTTACCAGAGTTGACAACATCCAATAATATCCCTACAAACGCTATATATGGCTTTTTAAATGTACTCTTAAAATACTTAGATTCAGAAAAACCAGATTATGTAGCAGTAGCGTTTGACAAAAAAGGCAGAGCTGCTCGGAAAAGTGAATATGAAGAGTACAAAGCCAATCGAAAGCCAATGCCAGATTCTCTACAAATACAGATACCTTATGTGAGAGAAATAATTAGCGCTCTTAACATTCCTGTATTGGAATACGAAGGATATGAAGCTGATGACGTTATAGGCACACTTGTAAATAGACTCAAAGACCAGAATTTAGATATTGTGATAATAACTGGAGACAGAGATACCCTTCAGCTACTTGATAAAAATGTAATTGTCAAGATAGTCACAACAAGGTTTGACAAGACAACTGAAGATTTGTATACTGTTGAAAATGTAAAAGAAAAATATGGTGTCTTTGCGCATCAAGTTGTTGACTACAAAGCTTTAGTGGGCGATGCATCAGACAACATACCTGGTGTTAAAGGGATTGGAGACAAAACGGCTATAAAGCTTTTAGAAGAATACCAGACCTTAGAGAATATATACCAAAATCTAAAAAACATTAAAGACTCTCTAAGAGAAAAGTTAGAAGCAGGTAAAGATATGGCGTTTTTGTCAAAAAGGTTGGCAACTATTATATGCGATTTACCAATTGAAGTAACTCTTGAAGAGTTAAAAACAAGAGAATGGGATAAGAAAAAACTATATCAAATTTTACTTCAGCTTGAGTTTAAAAGTTTCATAAAAAGACTTGGCTTTTCAGAGGAGATTGAGGAGATAAAACAAGCCGTTCAGCTTCCAAAATTTAATATGAAAAAACTATGTGATATCTCTGAGATAAAGGGCAAAGAAATTTATTTGTTATACTCAGGTGATGAAGGACTTTTTTACATCTATGATCAACTAAGTTCCGCTGTCTTTACAACAGCTGACAAAGGAATTGTTGAAAAGCTACTAAAAGACCAAGGTATTCAAAAGGTTGTGTATGATTTAAAAAATATACTCCATAAAGTGGATTTTGATGATGCTTGCCAGCTAAAAAATTGTAATGATGTCATGTTAGCTTCATATGTTTTAGACAGTACACGTAGTTCATACGACTTAGAAACATTATTTATTTCTTATCTCAACACTGATATAGCTATAATAAAAGAGAATAGATGGGCTGGTGCTACAATTTTATTAAGAAATCTTTGGGACGAGCTTTCAAAGCTCATTGATTTGAACTCATGCCAATACGTTTATGAAAATATAGAAATTCCTCTTGTTCCTATTTTATATGAGATGGAAAAAATCGGTTTTAAGGTTGACAAAAACACCTTGCAGGAGTATACAAAAGAGATTGAGAGCAAGCTTTTAAAGTTAGAAACACAGATTTATCAAATAGCAGGTGAGTGGTTTAACATAAACTCACCAAAACAACTCTCATATGTGTTGTTCGAAAAACTAAAACTTCCAGTTGTAAAAAAGACTAAAACAGGATATTCAACAGATGCCGAGGTGTTAGAAGAGCTTTATGACAAGCATGAGATAATACCACTTATCTTAGATTATAGAATGTACACAAAGATATTGACAACTTACTGCCAAGGCCTTATGCAATCAATCAATCCTGCAACTGGAAGAGTACATTCAAATTTTATTCAAACAGGTACAGCAACCGGAAGACTCGCAAGTGCGGAGCCTAATTTACAAAATATCCCTGTAAAATATGATGAGGGAAGGCTAATAAGAAAAGCATTTGTTCCAGAGGAAGGCTATGTCCTGATAGATGCTGACTATTCTCAGATTGAGCTTAGGATACTTGCTCATATTTCTGAGGATGAAAGACTAATAAATGCTTTTAAGAATAATCTTGACATTCATTCACAGACAGCAGCAGAGATTTTTGGTGTAGATGTAAGCCAAGTTACCCCAACTATGCGAAGCCAAGCAAAAGCTGTTAACTTTGGAATTATATATGGAATTTCAGACTACGGACTTTCACGGGATATAAAGATATCAAGAAAAGAAGCAGCTGAGTTTATTAATCGCTATTTTGAAAAGTATCCGAAAGTAAAAGAATATCTGGACAATGTTGTCAAGTTTGCTCGTGAAAATGGGTTTGTATTGACACTTTTTAACAGAAAAAGATATATCAAGGACATAAAGTCTACTAATAAAAACCTTAGAAGCTACGCAGAAAGAATAGCAATGAATTCACCTATCCAGGGCAGTGCAGCAGACATCATGAAGATAGCAATG